In Lathyrus oleraceus cultivar Zhongwan6 chromosome 2, CAAS_Psat_ZW6_1.0, whole genome shotgun sequence, the DNA window CATTGGTTTGGCTAATCCATGGCTAAATGAAGAAGCCTTATCATGGAAGGTGAATAATAGTGAAAAGGATTATGAACTTGAAACTGAACCCTCAGAAGTCGATCGGATCATTGCAAAATGTTGCAAATTTGACAACCAAATAAATTTGATTAGTGAAGCATATCATTTGGTATATGGAGGTTCAAAGAATTTGTTTGATGAATCTTTTAATCTAACTGAAATTGAAACCCCTATGAAAAACAGTGTGCTACATATTGCAGCTTGGAATGGTAATGATGAGATTGTTACTCTTTTAATTGAACGTGCTCCAAAACTTTTGTATATTTTAATCCAAAACAATGACAGTGTCTTACACGTTGCTGCAAGAGCTGGAAACACCTCCATCGTTCAAAAGCCATTAAATGCTCATATTAGTTTAATAAAGCCTAAAAATGATATAGAAGCCGACGGATTTGAGAAGACATATATGGAGAAACTATTAAATTTTGTTCAATTGAGAAATAATCAAGGCAACACTATGATTCATGAAGCAATGTTATGTGACGAGAACAAAAATGGTGGGGATATGATTTTCAAAGTTTGTGAAGAATATATATATGAATATTGGGACGAGGAAACATCATCAATTAGTTGTTATGATTATGCAATATATGCTCTTAATCATGCAAAGAAAACAATACTTTACCTTGCAGTTGAAAATGGAAATATGGATGCAGTCAAGTTAATATTGGAGAAGAGTGAACGGGATGGTGAGTGGATAGAAGGATTCTCACCCTTAGTAGCGGCAATCATTATGCATAATCAAGGTATGTCATTACATATTTACATACTTAAGTGATAGAAATTATTAGAGATTATTGGCTATAACATTTATGTTTTTGTATCAGAAATGTTGAGAATCATCCTAAAACATCAGCCAAGATGGACCCATTCATTGGACAAAGATAATAGACTTCCTCTTCATTATGCTGCATCTATAGGTAGCTTTGAATGTGTTGATTTATTACATGGATTATGTAAATATTGCATCATTCAAAGGGACAGATATGGTTATTTCCCAATTCATCTAGCATCTTATGGAGGACATGTGGAAGTTGTGAAGAAGTTATTACAATATTATCCAGAACCATCTGAGATGCTTGACAGTTGTTATGAGCGTAATATTCTTCACATTGCAGCAAAACATGGAAAAAATGATGTGATATGCTATATATTACAAAGTGAAATTCCTGAACATCATAAACTGATAAACCAAAAGGATAATAAAGGAGAAACTCCTTTGCATTTGGCTGCAAGATCATGTCATCCCAGTACTGTGTACTACTTAGTTAATGATAAAAACAAAAGAGTGAATCTTGATTTGGTTAACAAAAACAATGAAACAGCTCTTGACATTGTTAATGCACTTTACGAGGTTGGAAAATCATCTTTGAGACAGGCAAGTAATTCTATCTTCTTACAAGCTCACAACAATGTCAAATCAATGATTTAATTAGCTCTAACACCAACAAATATTCATTTAGCTATTTTTAACAATGTTTGCAATATTTACAGCATCTTACATGGACTGCATTGAAATCTGCTGGTGCAAAGCAAAGTCCTGGAAAAGTAAGAATTCATATTGAATGTAAACCAAGTGATGTTGAAGAATCCCAACAAAGTAACGAAAGAGAAAATGTTTCAAAAAGATATAAGAACAGATTAGAAAACCTCACAATTGTTTCAACGCTTATAGTCACAACTTCAGTAGCAGCTTGTTTAGGCGTTCCGGGAGGAGCAGATGGAAATGCAAATAACTTAAATCATGCAATGTTTCAATTTTTCGTTATTCTCATCACAATATCATTCTTCAGTTCCATTAGTGCTACTCTCATACTTTTTTGGGCAACACTTGGATTAACTGAGTTTGTGACTTTAGCTGACAAAATTGTGATGCCAGTTCTTGGAATCGTTCTGTTTTCATTATCTCTAGCTTTCATGGCTGGTCTCTACATTGTCATCAGTAAACTTACTTGGTTGGCGAATGTATTTCTAGTTCTGACTGTGATATTTATTATAGTCGGGGTTTTATTATACATACTCCTTTTCCTTCCATCATCATCGACTATAAAGCCCTTGAGAAACATTTCACATTACCCCTTACTTTATTTAGCATCACGTGCCGAATGTATTTGATCAAGGTCTTAAACCTTCGAGTAGTATAGGAAAAAAATAACATGTAttgtttcttttttttgtgtCACTATAAGAGATAAATATTTATGTGCTTATATACTGATAAATATGTATGTTTCTTTTGTTTGTACCAATAAATGTCAATGAATTTTTATTCAGAATAATACTTATTGTTAAAATGATGTACTTAGCCATGCTTATCTACACTTTTTTTAGGATATCattttttgaaaaacaaaataTCAGATTTCATTGTGGTTTTAAATTATAGTTTGCAGTTGTGGGTGCAATTATAGTTGCGCATGTTACAATTGTGGTTACGCGTATTTTTACTTTTATGATGTAAATAATTATTGTGAGTTCCTTTAAATACATCATTGAAATATTcataaattaatattttttattgcattattCAAAGATTGAAATTTGCGAGTTactctattgttgatgtttgatgtcATGCATGAATGATCTAATCACTATAATCCCACATAAATTAACAAAACTGTTATAGTAGATCCCTcatgaaataactcactaaccactactcagaTCTTTTTAACCCTAGGCCGCCAACGTAAGCAGAGTAGGCGCTGTATAAAACGTTAATTCtctatgccactactcggggtcccctatccctattcaaccatCGTAAGTACAACACTTTTCATAGGTACAACACATAATataatggtcagtattccctatgtgcccaaaatcaaATTACAAAAGTATCTAACATAAAAAGCATTACGAGcaagaagcaattgaataaggttatagatcaataggttcatacactgttcaaatcaacatagaatccaacaatataTAATTTGGTTCATCATAACACAATCTAACCTAGAGAAGTTTAACGACTCATAGCGCAATTAAAAATACAacaattgatagatgaaaataacataaGAAATGCCTTGAAGAGatggcctccaatggcttcaatTACTTAAAAAATCTCCACTTATGCTCTCAAATTCGCGCTTCAATCTTCCAAAATTATAACCCTTGTGAAAGTGAAGAAAATCCTCTTTTAGAGGAGTTAGAATAGACCAGAACACATTAAAAAAGCCCAGAAAAATTACCTATCGCATGTGTGATTACTTAAAGATCCTATCGTGTGTGCGATGGTGTGCATGACTATTCCAGTGGGTGCAAGTTTTTTCTCCCCTTTTCACTAAAATTTTCACAAATTTTCACACTTAACTAATTTTTCCTCATTCTTTTGTCATTCTTCTTCATTTTAGCTCAACTTTCGATTGTTTTCTCCAattcttcgactaaatatatgcaatgatgGCTGTCATTAGAGATCTAGGAACAATTTAGGGACAATTCCAAGGCAAAGACTGCAGTTTAAGAATCCACTTTACTTTGATGAGATACAAAAGAGAAGAATCAATCTAGTCATCTTCCTTTGAAGCAAGGTGTTGACATCTTTAGAGACATGTGGAATATAGTAGTATTTAAACTCAATGGAAACTCAACAATTTCCATTATTTTTCTCTTTCTTGCACAACAATTACCTATTTAAGGAATTGCATATTTATGTACAATTTCCCATTTACgggtcaaatcaataaaaagAGAAATTCCTCATCAAATTGTGCCCAATTGTTTTTACTTTATCTGCTTGTTTGCAAAATGTctttattttttataaacattacATTAAAAAACTTTGGTCAATAACAAAAACCTTTGAAAAGTACAGTAAAATTATTTTTGATTTTGGATATGTCTAAAGGGAAATTGACAGTCCCCAATGATGCTTCATCGTATAAAGACATCAAATCATTTGCATAACGCCATAACCCTTTCAGTACAAGCAATGTAGTCCTCCCAGAAAATTTCTCATATACATGTCAACAACAATGAACCCCTTGAAAGGTTACCAGGGGCATTCACATTTTCTTGTCGCTCATAGCATCATTAAGTTTCGCGTGTCGAGAAGTCAGAATCGTCTAACTCACAAATCTTCATTGGCCTTTCAAAACAAAAGTCCTCCATGTTGGAACCAACATAAAAGcaaagtccaatccatattggcaactAGAAAAACCAAAGTCCACCCTGCTGTCACCATCATAAAATCAAATCTAATCAACATTGGTACCTAGAAAAGACCTCACCCTAAAAAATGGAGACCAATTCCAAACATATTCAATCCTTTCCATTCTCACGTCCATGACATGCACAatatgttggtgtaagccatagaggccaatacttttggtacttgtatcgaattatttattaataataaaaggctttttcttaattatggttgtttaataaagtccctagaatagctagtccatttaatgtatcaagtgtgacttaattATGAGATCACACTAAACATAAggatactattcttaaagtatccgtagtcgagctttattgtgaagtgggataacattaaagcattaagactattatgtatatatagactgatgatcacatctcatggatcatggataaggagttatcaagtcttaaacatagatatgaatattaagagtaatatttatactggattgacccgctatgggaatactatataaaatattatgcaaagtgtcataagttattctcatggtgataatggtgtataccacccttcgacctgaaaccactatgcaccctagatgtagagtcgagtaccttattgttgatcaaacattgtctgtaactggatgaccataaaga includes these proteins:
- the LOC127118003 gene encoding ankyrin repeat-containing protein ITN1, with amino-acid sequence MRNNIGLANPWLNEEALSWKVNNSEKDYELETEPSEVDRIIAKCCKFDNQINLISEAYHLVYGGSKNLFDESFNLTEIETPMKNSVLHIAAWNGNDEIVTLLIERAPKLLYILIQNNDSVLHVAARAGNTSIVQKPLNAHISLIKPKNDIEADGFEKTYMEKLLNFVQLRNNQGNTMIHEAMLCDENKNGGDMIFKVCEEYIYEYWDEETSSISCYDYAIYALNHAKKTILYLAVENGNMDAVKLILEKSERDGEWIEGFSPLVAAIIMHNQEMLRIILKHQPRWTHSLDKDNRLPLHYAASIGSFECVDLLHGLCKYCIIQRDRYGYFPIHLASYGGHVEVVKKLLQYYPEPSEMLDSCYERNILHIAAKHGKNDVICYILQSEIPEHHKLINQKDNKGETPLHLAARSCHPSTVYYLVNDKNKRVNLDLVNKNNETALDIVNALYEVGKSSLRQHLTWTALKSAGAKQSPGKVRIHIECKPSDVEESQQSNERENVSKRYKNRLENLTIVSTLIVTTSVAACLGVPGGADGNANNLNHAMFQFFVILITISFFSSISATLILFWATLGLTEFVTLADKIVMPVLGIVLFSLSLAFMAGLYIVISKLTWLANVFLVLTVIFIIVGVLLYILLFLPSSSTIKPLRNISHYPLLYLASRAECI